A section of the Gloeobacter violaceus PCC 7421 genome encodes:
- a CDS encoding SIMPL domain-containing protein yields MDDPIQTLSMPVYLSSCLLGLALLLALAFPALAQEVQPERTLTVSGRGVASLPFTDAVFNLGVQAEGRTAADAQAQLRERINPLVTRLKQLQVQKLATTSVQLYPRYSDPSPKGGPGQIVGFTASSNLQFQVPLTQAGTVLDAAVGSGANVVQNLSFTAPDAQYAEARADALARAVADARAQAEVVLKSLGLAAKQVRTVQVGSPPRQPPMPFIKASRPIEADSMPIEGGAAEVEATVTLQISY; encoded by the coding sequence GTGGACGATCCGATTCAGACACTGTCGATGCCGGTCTATTTATCCTCCTGCTTGTTGGGTCTGGCGCTGCTTTTGGCCCTCGCTTTTCCCGCCCTCGCCCAGGAAGTTCAGCCTGAGCGCACTTTGACGGTCAGTGGCCGCGGCGTCGCGTCGTTGCCGTTTACCGACGCCGTCTTCAACCTCGGGGTGCAGGCCGAGGGCCGCACCGCCGCCGATGCCCAGGCGCAGTTGCGCGAGCGCATCAATCCGCTGGTCACCCGCCTCAAACAATTGCAGGTGCAAAAGCTTGCGACCACCAGCGTGCAACTGTATCCCCGCTACAGCGACCCCTCCCCCAAAGGTGGCCCCGGCCAGATCGTGGGTTTTACGGCGAGCAGCAATCTCCAGTTTCAGGTGCCCCTTACCCAGGCCGGCACCGTCCTCGATGCGGCCGTAGGCAGCGGCGCCAACGTCGTCCAGAACCTGAGCTTCACCGCCCCGGACGCGCAGTACGCCGAGGCGCGCGCCGACGCCCTCGCGCGGGCGGTCGCCGACGCCCGCGCCCAGGCGGAGGTGGTGCTCAAGAGTTTGGGACTGGCGGCCAAACAGGTGCGCACCGTCCAGGTCGGGAGCCCTCCCCGCCAGCCGCCGATGCCCTTTATCAAAGCCTCCAGGCCCATCGAAGCAGACTCCATGCCCATCGAGGGGGGTGCCGCCGAGGTCGAAGCGACGGTCACTTTGCAAATTAGCTATTGA
- a CDS encoding IS1634 family transposase produces MLATNVLEHERLSSTQVLSQYKAQQSVERGFRFLKDPLFFTSSVFLKLPERVEALALVMGLCLLVYSLGQRQLRQALAETQTTVKNQLKKPTATPTLRWIFQSFQAVHLLEVAGAGQVSNLNEERRRVVQLLGEACGRYYLVG; encoded by the coding sequence GTGCTGGCCACCAACGTGCTGGAGCATGAGCGGCTTTCGAGCACGCAGGTGCTGTCGCAGTACAAAGCCCAGCAGTCGGTAGAGCGGGGGTTTCGCTTCCTCAAAGACCCGCTGTTTTTTACCTCCAGCGTGTTCTTGAAGTTGCCCGAGCGCGTGGAGGCGTTGGCCCTGGTGATGGGGCTGTGCCTGTTGGTCTACAGTCTCGGGCAGCGGCAGTTGCGCCAGGCTCTAGCCGAAACGCAAACGACGGTGAAGAACCAACTGAAAAAGCCAACAGCGACCCCAACCTTGCGCTGGATCTTCCAAAGTTTCCAGGCGGTGCATCTGCTGGAGGTTGCAGGAGCCGGGCAGGTGTCGAACCTCAACGAGGAGCGGCGACGGGTGGTGCAACTTTTGGGCGAAGCATGTGGGCGCTACTACCTGGTGGGCTGA
- a CDS encoding PQQ-dependent sugar dehydrogenase, which produces MTDRLRALIPGRASAVVFVGRAALGAAAACLLVQVGCAAVPTVPGAVVRAKVQVPTGMRTDKFSVDRYLNIPPNFDISVYARLSKPRFLAIAPNGDLLVSQPSTGKVLLVRPNGSGDPAIYDFAVDLRKPHDIVFHKIGSTQYVYIAETHQINRYIYTNGDTTAQSRQVIVTNLPDSSLSELEGAYGHELKNIALDTNNKLYVSIASTCNACFEDTVSDPVRAAIYRYNSDGTAGRLFAEGLRNAEGLAFLPGTTSLWAVVNNRDNIAYPFDDSTGNYGKVVPAYVDNHPPEEFTRVLDGGNYGWPFCNPNPDTTNGYFNMPFDRDYELNASGSVDCGGMNRIDRGIQAHSAPLGLTFLQSTNFTSLYRSGAVLGLHGSWNRTQRTGYKIAHFAWDSSTQRPGAQVDLVTGWVDSATQEYWGRPVDTAVDAQGNLLISDDSSGAIYKLTPKPGPVLSVVPDRPSYLQGEVMYTQAAVASSSAPSSVQFFVDGKAIWTEGASPYWLGGDQNAGSVVPGYGTRSLGAGSHSLSAKMTVKGVQYTSSTVQFEIAAPPAPAASVILDKVVYARGAKIYAQASVAAAAQPTSVQFYIDGKAVWTEKIAPYWLAGDQPDQANGYNTNNLTPGTHSLYAVVTVNGTQYTSATVHFQLL; this is translated from the coding sequence ATGACAGACCGTTTGCGGGCTCTGATACCCGGTCGTGCTTCGGCTGTGGTCTTTGTGGGTCGGGCTGCGCTCGGTGCGGCGGCGGCCTGTTTGCTGGTGCAGGTCGGCTGTGCCGCCGTGCCGACCGTTCCGGGCGCGGTGGTCCGCGCGAAGGTGCAGGTGCCCACCGGTATGCGCACCGATAAATTTTCGGTCGATCGCTATTTGAACATTCCGCCGAATTTCGACATTTCGGTGTACGCCCGCCTCAGCAAGCCCCGTTTTCTAGCGATTGCCCCCAACGGCGACTTGTTGGTCTCTCAGCCGAGTACCGGCAAGGTGCTGCTGGTCAGGCCCAACGGCAGCGGCGATCCGGCGATTTACGACTTTGCGGTCGATCTGCGCAAACCCCACGACATTGTCTTTCACAAAATCGGTTCGACACAATACGTCTACATCGCCGAGACCCACCAGATCAATCGTTACATCTACACCAACGGCGACACGACCGCCCAGAGCCGCCAGGTGATCGTCACCAACCTGCCCGACAGCAGCCTGAGCGAACTCGAAGGCGCCTACGGCCACGAACTGAAAAATATTGCTCTTGACACAAACAACAAGCTTTACGTGTCGATCGCTTCGACCTGCAACGCCTGCTTCGAGGACACCGTAAGCGATCCTGTGCGGGCCGCCATCTACCGCTACAACTCCGACGGCACGGCCGGTCGCCTTTTTGCCGAGGGCTTGCGCAACGCTGAGGGCCTCGCCTTTTTGCCCGGCACCACCAGCCTTTGGGCGGTGGTCAACAACCGCGACAACATCGCCTACCCCTTCGACGATTCGACCGGCAACTACGGCAAAGTGGTCCCTGCCTACGTCGACAACCACCCGCCCGAAGAATTCACCCGCGTGCTGGACGGGGGCAACTACGGCTGGCCGTTTTGCAATCCCAACCCGGATACGACCAACGGCTATTTCAACATGCCCTTCGATCGCGACTATGAACTGAACGCCAGTGGCAGCGTCGATTGTGGCGGCATGAACCGCATCGACCGGGGCATCCAGGCCCACTCCGCCCCCCTTGGCCTGACGTTCTTGCAATCGACCAACTTCACATCCCTCTATCGCAGCGGTGCGGTCCTCGGGCTGCACGGCTCCTGGAACCGCACCCAGCGCACCGGCTACAAGATTGCCCACTTCGCCTGGGACAGCTCGACGCAGAGGCCCGGTGCCCAGGTGGACCTGGTTACCGGCTGGGTGGACAGCGCCACGCAGGAGTATTGGGGGCGGCCGGTGGATACCGCCGTCGACGCGCAGGGCAATTTGCTGATTTCCGATGATTCGAGCGGGGCCATCTACAAGCTCACCCCCAAGCCTGGCCCGGTTTTGAGCGTCGTGCCCGACCGCCCGAGCTACCTGCAGGGAGAAGTGATGTATACCCAGGCGGCGGTCGCTTCGTCCTCGGCCCCATCCAGTGTGCAGTTTTTCGTCGATGGCAAAGCGATCTGGACGGAGGGTGCTTCGCCGTACTGGCTGGGTGGCGATCAAAATGCCGGCAGCGTGGTACCGGGATACGGGACACGCAGCCTTGGGGCAGGTTCCCACAGCTTGAGCGCCAAGATGACCGTCAAGGGTGTGCAGTACACTTCATCCACCGTGCAGTTTGAGATCGCTGCCCCGCCTGCCCCGGCAGCGAGTGTCATCCTCGACAAAGTCGTCTACGCTCGGGGGGCCAAGATCTACGCCCAGGCCTCAGTGGCAGCCGCCGCCCAGCCCACGAGCGTGCAGTTTTATATCGACGGCAAAGCAGTCTGGACCGAGAAGATAGCTCCCTACTGGCTAGCGGGTGACCAGCCGGACCAGGCCAACGGCTACAACACGAACAATCTCACCCCGGGTACCCACAGCCTGTACGCGGTGGTTACCGTCAACGGCACGCAGTACACCTCCGCCACGGTGCACTTCCAGTTGCTTTAA